In one Candidatus Neomarinimicrobiota bacterium genomic region, the following are encoded:
- a CDS encoding tetratricopeptide repeat protein, with translation MVGLRFGRATALVLALVAPLAGDASVAEVYQRGMEAYANEQWALAIQEFESILQSGYEAERLYYNLGNAYYRAGQVAGAVWAYERALILNPNDADARYNLALANLRVKDRIELPEIPFYIRFYRGLRENFTPGEWMRWVSIVLFSLGLFYAASRFLRRSWLGWPVVPGTVLAVLLFLVALDSLHTANQTREGIVYNEVAMVYSAPSQRSTKLFELHEGLKVTILEHGDDWYQIELLDGQSGWLPIDRVRPL, from the coding sequence ATGGTCGGCTTGAGGTTCGGTCGCGCCACCGCTCTGGTTTTGGCCCTTGTCGCACCACTGGCAGGCGATGCGAGTGTGGCGGAAGTCTATCAGCGGGGCATGGAGGCCTACGCGAATGAGCAGTGGGCACTGGCTATTCAGGAATTTGAGTCCATCCTCCAGAGTGGTTATGAAGCCGAGCGGCTGTATTACAACCTGGGTAACGCCTATTACCGGGCTGGCCAGGTGGCGGGTGCCGTCTGGGCGTATGAGAGGGCTTTGATATTGAATCCTAACGATGCCGATGCCCGCTATAACCTGGCCCTGGCCAATCTTCGGGTCAAAGACCGTATCGAGCTGCCTGAGATCCCCTTCTACATTCGCTTCTATCGCGGCCTGAGGGAAAACTTCACACCGGGTGAATGGATGCGATGGGTTTCCATCGTGCTGTTCTCGCTAGGCCTGTTCTATGCTGCCAGCCGCTTCTTGCGGCGTTCCTGGCTGGGATGGCCGGTAGTGCCAGGGACGGTGCTGGCGGTGCTTCTCTTCCTGGTGGCATTGGATAGTCTGCACACCGCCAACCAGACCAGGGAAGGAATCGTCTATAACGAGGTGGCCATGGTGTATAGTGCCCCGTCGCAGCGATCGACTAAATTGTTCGAGCTCCATGAAGGTCTGAAAGTGACTATCCTGGAGCACGGCGACGATTGGTATCAGATCGAGCTGCTTGATGGCCAGAGTGGCTGGCTGCCAATAGACCGGGTGCGGCCGCTGTAG